A single genomic interval of Amycolatopsis albispora harbors:
- a CDS encoding S8 family peptidase — MANSRKLRRGTTAGVAAAGITAAVAAFTAGPVQAAEGQILGANDANAVADSYIVVLKNTAAAQGDVKTAVSTQAQTLASQYGAEVSRTYSSALEGFSIKATEAEAKKLAADSKVAFVSQNKTVHASETQQNPPSWGLDRVDQKDLPLDKAYNYDTTAENVTAYVVDTGVLADHPTFEGRVSGGKDLIDNDDDPSDGNGHGTHVAGTIGGKEYGLAKGVKIVPVRVLDDNGSGTTEQVVGGIDWVAENASGPSVANMSLGGGADEALDAAVQGAIGKGVTFAVAAGNDSADASDYSPARVKEAITVASSDDQDAQSTFSNFGEIVDIYAPGTDITSAWNDGAEKTISGTSMATPHVVGAAALYLSANESATPADVAEALTGAATPDKITNPGSGTPNKLLYTGK, encoded by the coding sequence ATGGCGAACTCTCGGAAGCTTCGGCGCGGTACCACGGCAGGTGTCGCCGCCGCGGGCATCACGGCAGCGGTGGCCGCCTTCACCGCGGGCCCCGTGCAGGCGGCTGAAGGCCAGATCCTCGGCGCCAACGACGCCAACGCCGTCGCGGACAGCTACATCGTGGTGCTGAAGAACACCGCGGCAGCGCAGGGCGACGTCAAGACGGCGGTGAGCACCCAGGCGCAGACGCTGGCTTCGCAGTACGGCGCCGAGGTCAGCCGGACCTACAGCTCCGCGCTCGAAGGCTTCTCGATCAAGGCCACCGAGGCCGAGGCCAAGAAGCTGGCGGCCGACTCGAAGGTCGCCTTCGTCTCGCAGAACAAGACCGTGCACGCCAGTGAGACCCAGCAGAACCCGCCGTCGTGGGGGCTGGACCGGGTGGACCAGAAGGACCTCCCGCTGGACAAGGCCTACAACTACGACACCACCGCCGAGAACGTCACCGCCTACGTGGTCGACACCGGTGTGCTGGCCGACCATCCGACCTTCGAGGGCCGCGTGTCCGGTGGCAAGGACCTGATCGACAACGACGACGACCCCTCCGACGGCAACGGCCACGGCACGCACGTGGCGGGCACCATCGGCGGCAAGGAGTACGGCCTGGCCAAGGGCGTCAAGATCGTCCCGGTCCGCGTGCTCGACGACAACGGCAGCGGCACCACCGAGCAGGTCGTCGGTGGCATCGACTGGGTGGCCGAGAACGCCAGCGGCCCGTCCGTGGCGAACATGAGCCTCGGCGGTGGCGCGGACGAGGCGCTCGACGCCGCGGTCCAGGGCGCCATCGGCAAGGGCGTGACCTTCGCGGTGGCGGCGGGCAACGACTCGGCGGACGCCAGCGACTACTCGCCCGCCCGCGTCAAGGAAGCCATCACCGTGGCCTCCAGCGACGACCAGGACGCGCAGTCGACCTTCTCCAACTTCGGTGAGATCGTCGACATCTACGCCCCGGGCACCGACATCACCTCGGCCTGGAACGACGGTGCGGAGAAGACCATCAGCGGTACCTCGATGGCCACCCCGCACGTGGTGGGCGCCGCGGCGCTGTACCTGTCGGCCAACGAGTCGGCCACCCCGGCCGACGTCGCCGAGGCGCTGACCGGTGCGGCCACCCCGGACAAGATCACCAACCCGGGTTCGGGCACCCCGAACAAGCTGCTCTACACCGGCAAGTGA
- the hrpA gene encoding ATP-dependent RNA helicase HrpA, producing the protein MSAKSPLDGLRSRLPELMPRDRSRLRRRLEGARKARDVEAVAARIEADIAAAEQRVANRRAAVPKVTYPAELPVSQRKDDIAAAIRDHQVVIVAGETGSGKTTQLPKICLELGRGVFGQIGHTQPRRLAARTVAERIAEELSSQVGAAVGYKVRFTDQGDENTLVKLMTDGILLAEIQGDRMLRQYDTLIIDEAHERSLNIDFILGYLKQLLPRRPDLKVIITSATIDPERFSRHFDNAPIVEVSGRTYPVEVRYRPIIDPEDPDADPDRDQISAISDAVAELSAEGPGDILVFLSGEREIRDTADALSKQDLRNTEILPLYARLSSAEQHRVFQRHTGRRVVLATNVAETSLTVPGIKYVVDPGTARISRYSHRTKVQRLPIEPVSQASANQRKGRCGRTSDGICIRLYSEDDFLARPEFTDPEILRTNLASVILQMTSLGLGDIAAFPFVEPPDRRQITDGVNLLQELGAFDASAKEVKDRLTDVGRKLAQLPVDPRLGRMVLEAAKTGALREVLVIASALSIQDPRERPADKQQAAGEKHARFADKTSDFLAYLNLWQYLHEQQRELSGNQFRKLCKAEFLNYLRVREWQDVHSQLRRLTKQLGVTPNTTDADPQQVHTALIAGLLSHIGLKDPAKGDYLGARGARFSIFPGSALFKKQPRLVMSAELVETSRLWGRVNARIEPDWVEPLAAHVVKRTYSEPHWERKQGAVMALEKVTLYGVPLVADRRVNYGRIDPELSRELFIRNALVEGDWQTNHRFFHENRALLAEVEDLEHRARRRDILVDDETLFEFYDQRIGAEVVSARHFDTWWKKTRREQPDLLSFEKSMLINATAGDVSAADYPDTWTTPEGISLKLTYQFEPGADADGVTVHVPLPVLNQVTADGFDWQVPGLREELVTALIKSLPKPIRRNFVPAPDTAKQVLARISPADGPLLDVLAGELEALRGVEIPADAWQPDAVPEHLKVTFRVIDGKKKLAEGKDLEALRQRLTGELRASISKAADHVERAGLSSPAFGEVPKVFERKQRGLEVKAYPALVDEGETVAVRMLETPAEQEHSMWLGTRKLLRLNVPSPMKFINRNLGNQAKLVLNRNPHGSVAALLEDCVNCAIDELMAAGGGPTWDEAGFAVLLQRVRAGLNATVVRVLHDVEQVLRAAIDVETRLADVRGPALAESLADIREQLGELIFPGFVTATGSARLPDLVRYLRAIERRLDKLPSDPARDVERLREVHWLRDEYKSLVDAQPRGTSSGALRDVRWMIEELRVSFFAQTLRTAYPVSVKRVLRAMDDAVVPAG; encoded by the coding sequence ATGTCTGCGAAATCCCCCCTCGATGGCCTCCGGTCCCGCCTGCCGGAATTGATGCCGCGCGACCGGTCCCGGCTGCGACGGCGGCTGGAAGGCGCCCGCAAGGCGCGTGACGTCGAGGCGGTCGCCGCGCGGATCGAGGCCGACATCGCCGCCGCCGAGCAGCGCGTGGCGAACCGGCGGGCCGCGGTCCCGAAGGTCACCTATCCGGCGGAACTGCCGGTCAGCCAGCGCAAGGACGACATCGCCGCCGCCATCCGCGATCACCAGGTGGTGATCGTGGCCGGTGAGACCGGCTCGGGGAAGACCACGCAGCTGCCGAAGATCTGCCTCGAACTCGGGCGCGGGGTGTTCGGCCAGATCGGGCACACCCAGCCGCGGCGCCTGGCCGCGCGCACGGTGGCCGAGCGCATCGCCGAGGAGCTGTCGTCGCAGGTCGGCGCGGCGGTCGGCTACAAGGTGCGGTTCACCGACCAGGGTGACGAGAACACCCTGGTGAAGCTGATGACCGACGGCATCCTGCTGGCCGAGATCCAGGGCGACCGGATGCTCCGGCAGTACGACACGCTGATCATCGACGAGGCGCACGAGCGCAGCCTCAACATCGACTTCATCCTCGGTTACCTCAAGCAGCTGCTGCCGCGCCGCCCCGACCTCAAGGTGATCATCACCTCGGCCACCATCGATCCCGAGCGGTTCTCACGGCACTTCGACAACGCGCCGATCGTGGAGGTCTCCGGCCGCACGTATCCGGTCGAGGTGCGGTACCGGCCGATCATCGACCCGGAGGATCCCGACGCGGACCCCGATCGCGACCAGATCTCCGCGATCTCGGACGCGGTGGCCGAGCTGTCCGCCGAAGGTCCCGGCGACATCCTGGTCTTCCTCTCCGGTGAACGGGAAATCCGCGACACCGCCGACGCGCTGTCCAAACAGGACCTCCGGAACACCGAGATCCTGCCGCTGTACGCGCGGCTGTCCTCGGCCGAGCAGCACCGGGTGTTCCAGCGGCACACCGGGCGCCGGGTGGTGCTGGCCACCAACGTCGCCGAGACCTCGCTGACCGTGCCGGGCATCAAGTACGTGGTGGACCCGGGCACCGCGCGCATCTCCCGCTACAGCCACCGCACCAAGGTGCAGCGGCTGCCGATCGAGCCGGTTTCGCAGGCGTCGGCGAACCAGCGCAAGGGCCGCTGCGGGCGGACCTCGGACGGCATCTGCATCCGGCTGTACTCCGAGGACGACTTCCTGGCCAGGCCGGAGTTCACCGATCCGGAGATCCTGCGCACCAATCTCGCGTCGGTCATCCTGCAGATGACCTCGCTCGGGCTCGGGGACATCGCCGCCTTCCCGTTCGTCGAACCGCCGGACCGCCGTCAGATCACCGACGGCGTGAACCTGCTCCAGGAACTCGGCGCCTTCGACGCCTCCGCCAAGGAGGTCAAGGACAGGCTCACCGACGTCGGCCGCAAGCTCGCGCAGCTGCCGGTGGACCCGCGGCTGGGCCGCATGGTGCTGGAGGCGGCGAAAACCGGGGCGCTGCGCGAGGTGCTGGTGATCGCCTCCGCACTGTCCATTCAGGACCCGCGTGAGCGGCCGGCGGACAAGCAGCAGGCGGCGGGGGAGAAGCACGCCCGGTTCGCCGACAAGACCTCGGACTTCCTGGCGTACCTCAACCTCTGGCAGTACCTGCACGAGCAGCAGCGCGAGCTGTCCGGCAACCAGTTCCGCAAGCTGTGCAAGGCGGAGTTCCTGAACTACCTGCGGGTGCGGGAGTGGCAGGACGTGCACAGCCAGCTGCGGCGGCTGACCAAGCAGCTGGGCGTCACGCCGAACACCACCGACGCCGATCCGCAGCAGGTGCACACCGCGCTGATCGCCGGGCTGCTCTCGCACATCGGGCTGAAGGACCCGGCCAAGGGCGACTACCTCGGCGCCCGCGGGGCGCGGTTCTCGATCTTCCCCGGCTCGGCGTTGTTCAAGAAGCAGCCGCGCCTGGTGATGTCCGCCGAACTGGTGGAGACCTCCCGGCTGTGGGGCCGGGTCAACGCGCGCATCGAGCCGGACTGGGTGGAGCCGCTGGCCGCGCACGTGGTCAAGCGCACCTACTCCGAGCCGCACTGGGAGCGCAAGCAGGGCGCGGTGATGGCGCTGGAGAAGGTCACCTTGTACGGCGTGCCGCTGGTGGCCGACCGCCGGGTGAACTACGGCCGCATCGATCCCGAGCTGTCGCGCGAGCTGTTCATCCGCAACGCGCTAGTCGAGGGCGACTGGCAGACCAACCACCGGTTCTTCCACGAGAACCGCGCGCTGCTGGCCGAGGTCGAGGACCTGGAGCACCGGGCCCGCCGCCGCGACATCCTGGTTGACGACGAGACCCTGTTCGAGTTCTACGACCAGCGCATCGGCGCCGAGGTGGTCTCCGCCCGGCACTTCGACACCTGGTGGAAGAAGACCCGGCGCGAGCAGCCCGACCTGCTCAGCTTCGAGAAGTCGATGCTGATCAACGCCACCGCCGGGGACGTCAGCGCGGCCGACTACCCCGACACCTGGACCACGCCCGAGGGCATCTCGCTCAAGCTCACCTACCAGTTCGAACCGGGTGCGGACGCCGACGGCGTGACCGTGCACGTGCCGCTGCCGGTGCTGAACCAGGTCACCGCCGACGGCTTCGACTGGCAGGTGCCCGGCCTGCGGGAGGAACTGGTCACCGCGCTGATCAAGTCGCTGCCGAAGCCGATCCGCCGCAACTTCGTGCCCGCGCCGGACACCGCGAAGCAGGTGCTCGCGCGGATTTCCCCGGCCGACGGCCCGCTGCTGGACGTGCTGGCCGGTGAGCTGGAGGCGTTGCGCGGGGTGGAGATCCCGGCGGACGCGTGGCAGCCGGACGCCGTGCCCGAGCACCTGAAGGTCACCTTCCGGGTGATCGACGGCAAGAAGAAGCTCGCCGAGGGCAAGGACCTCGAAGCGCTGCGGCAGCGGCTCACCGGTGAGCTGCGGGCGTCGATTTCGAAGGCCGCCGACCACGTCGAGCGCGCCGGGCTCAGCTCGCCCGCGTTCGGCGAGGTGCCGAAGGTGTTCGAGCGCAAGCAGCGCGGGCTCGAGGTCAAGGCGTACCCGGCGCTGGTGGACGAGGGCGAGACGGTCGCCGTCCGCATGCTGGAAACCCCGGCCGAGCAGGAACACTCGATGTGGCTGGGCACGCGGAAACTGCTGCGGCTGAACGTGCCGTCGCCGATGAAGTTCATCAACCGGAACCTGGGCAACCAGGCGAAGCTGGTGCTCAACCGCAATCCGCACGGCAGCGTCGCGGCGCTGCTGGAGGACTGCGTCAACTGCGCGATCGACGAGCTGATGGCCGCCGGCGGCGGGCCGACCTGGGACGAGGCCGGGTTCGCCGTGCTGCTGCAGCGCGTGCGGGCCGGGTTGAACGCGACCGTGGTCCGGGTGCTGCACGACGTCGAGCAGGTGCTGCGCGCGGCGATCGACGTGGAGACGCGGCTGGCCGACGTGCGCGGGCCCGCGCTGGCGGAGTCGCTGGCCGACATCCGCGAGCAGCTCGGCGAGCTGATCTTCCCCGGCTTTGTCACCGCCACCGGCTCGGCGCGGCTGCCGGACCTGGTGCGGTACCTGCGGGCGATCGAGCGGCGGCTGGACAAGCTGCCCAGCGACCCGGCGCGCGACGTGGAGCGGCTGCGCGAAGTCCACTGGCTGAGAGACGAGTACAAATCCCTTGTGGACGCGCAGCCGCGCGGTACATCCTCAGGCGCACTGCGGGACGTGCGCTGGATGATCGAGGAGCTGCGGGTCAGCTTCTTCGCCCAGACGCTGCGCACCGCTTATCCGGTATCGGTGAAGCGGGTGCTGCGCGCCATGGACGACGCGGTGGTTCCCGCCGGTTAG
- a CDS encoding DUF3574 domain-containing protein encodes MKKLVGVAAVALAVGVGGGVAAAGPSTSDSVAGDAYKRTELYFGSVKADGSEVTPEEFELFVDKEVTPSFPDGLTRLEGNGQWRNSTGEIIKERSYVLILLYPFGDRAANGEIQEIREDYKRLYDQESVLRADSTEKVSF; translated from the coding sequence ATGAAGAAGCTGGTCGGTGTGGCGGCGGTGGCGCTGGCGGTCGGGGTCGGCGGGGGCGTTGCCGCGGCCGGTCCGTCTACTTCGGACAGTGTGGCCGGTGACGCGTACAAGCGCACCGAGCTGTACTTCGGCTCGGTCAAGGCGGACGGCTCGGAGGTCACGCCCGAGGAGTTCGAGCTCTTTGTCGACAAGGAGGTGACCCCGTCCTTCCCGGACGGCCTCACCCGGCTCGAAGGCAACGGGCAGTGGCGCAACTCCACCGGCGAGATCATCAAGGAACGCTCGTACGTGCTGATCCTGCTCTACCCGTTCGGCGACCGGGCGGCCAACGGTGAGATCCAGGAAATCCGCGAGGACTACAAGCGGCTCTACGACCAGGAATCGGTGCTGCGCGCCGACAGCACCGAGAAGGTCTCCTTCTGA
- a CDS encoding lactate 2-monooxygenase gives MTRFGGYQNEIYLQGLGGAKPLFSTDPTKLEESASNLLDPAPFAYVAGGAGSAATVRANRAAFDRWRIVPRMLTGATERNLSVSVLGTEMPAPVALAPVGVQSIVHPDAEAATARAAASLGLPMILSTASSTSIEEVAAANGAGPRWFQLYWPGDPDVCASILARAKKAGYSVLVVTLDTWTLAWRPADLDQAYLPFLNGEGMAVPFTDPAFRALLEKTPEEDPPSAILRWISLVTGTDRTWDQLTFLREHWDGPIVLKGIQHADDARKAVDAGMDGIVVSNHGGRQVDGAIASLDALPGIAAAVGDRIEVLFDSGVRTGSDVLKALVLGAKAVLLGRPYVYGLAHAGEDGVRHVLRGLLADFDMTMGLSGNTDVAGLNADVLARA, from the coding sequence GTGACCCGGTTCGGCGGCTACCAGAACGAGATCTACCTGCAGGGGCTCGGCGGCGCGAAGCCGCTGTTCTCGACCGACCCGACCAAGCTGGAGGAGTCGGCGTCGAACCTGCTCGACCCGGCGCCGTTCGCCTACGTGGCCGGTGGCGCGGGCTCGGCGGCCACCGTGCGCGCCAACCGTGCGGCCTTCGACCGCTGGCGCATCGTGCCGCGCATGCTGACCGGGGCCACCGAGCGGAACCTCTCGGTCTCGGTGCTCGGCACCGAGATGCCGGCCCCGGTGGCGCTCGCGCCGGTCGGCGTGCAGTCGATCGTGCACCCCGACGCCGAGGCGGCCACCGCACGCGCCGCCGCCTCGCTGGGCCTGCCGATGATCCTGTCCACCGCCTCGTCCACCTCCATCGAGGAGGTGGCCGCGGCGAACGGGGCCGGGCCGCGCTGGTTCCAGCTGTACTGGCCGGGTGATCCCGACGTCTGCGCCAGCATCCTGGCGCGGGCCAAGAAGGCGGGTTACTCGGTGCTGGTGGTCACCCTGGACACCTGGACGCTGGCCTGGCGCCCGGCCGACCTCGACCAGGCGTACCTGCCCTTCCTCAACGGCGAGGGCATGGCGGTGCCGTTCACCGACCCGGCCTTCCGCGCGCTGCTGGAGAAGACCCCGGAGGAGGACCCGCCGTCGGCCATCCTCCGCTGGATCTCGCTGGTCACCGGCACCGACCGCACCTGGGACCAGCTCACCTTCCTGCGTGAGCACTGGGACGGGCCGATCGTGCTCAAGGGCATCCAGCACGCCGACGACGCGCGCAAGGCGGTGGACGCGGGCATGGACGGCATCGTGGTGTCCAACCACGGCGGCCGCCAGGTCGACGGCGCGATCGCCTCGCTGGACGCGCTGCCGGGCATCGCCGCCGCGGTCGGCGACCGGATCGAGGTGCTGTTCGACTCGGGCGTGCGCACCGGCTCCGACGTGCTCAAGGCGCTGGTGCTGGGCGCGAAGGCGGTGCTGCTCGGGCGGCCGTACGTCTACGGCCTCGCGCACGCCGGTGAGGACGGCGTGCGGCACGTGCTGCGCGGCCTGCTCGCCGACTTCGACATGACGATGGGGCTGTCAGGCAACACCGACGTCGCCGGGCTGAACGCGGACGTCCTGGCCAGGGCGTGA
- a CDS encoding bifunctional 3'-5' exonuclease/DNA polymerase: MLVADEGEERYSLRERGSGTVTELDAAELAKRVAELEREHRPRWVFPAAHQVYPVLLRAGVRVARGHDLSLVEGLLLAAEGRSGEPKALAGAWARTQGLEPPPDPPPPHETAQPALFDARGSGLPPGTRAIDAAEVVLTAQERRIAATPHPDRFRLLTAAESACGLAAAEMAFDGLPWRADVHDALLTELLGPRVPAGQRPRRLAELAEEISAAFGGRPVNPDHPPSVVKAFAHAGIEVPSARAHVLREIDHPAVAPLLEYKELSRLHSATGWAWLDAWVRGDRFRPIWVVGGVVSGRWASGGGAALQIPRTLRVCVRADPGWKLVVADAAQLEPRVLTALSGDRRLAEVSGATDLYTSLAEAMFAGGRTVPGPRTGDLDDRGRAKIAMLSAMYGGTSGEAGPLLALLRQRFPAAVSYVEHAALAGERGERVVSRLGRTSPAPSAAWRALVGDASGAADARALRAARDWGRFTRNFVVQASAADWTAVLIATLRLRLPPPAHLVFFQHDEVIVHAPAELAEAVQTCITEAVEETSALVFGASCPVRFPLHISTVNTYADAK, translated from the coding sequence ATGTTGGTGGCGGACGAAGGAGAGGAGCGGTACTCGCTGCGTGAACGCGGTTCGGGCACGGTGACCGAGCTGGACGCGGCCGAGCTGGCCAAGCGCGTGGCCGAGCTGGAGCGCGAGCACCGGCCGCGCTGGGTCTTCCCGGCGGCGCACCAGGTGTACCCGGTGCTGCTGCGGGCCGGGGTGCGGGTGGCCCGCGGGCACGACCTGTCGCTGGTCGAGGGCCTGCTGCTGGCGGCGGAGGGCCGGTCGGGTGAGCCGAAGGCGCTGGCCGGGGCGTGGGCGCGGACGCAGGGGCTGGAGCCGCCGCCCGATCCCCCGCCGCCCCACGAGACGGCGCAGCCCGCGTTGTTCGACGCGCGTGGGTCCGGGCTGCCGCCGGGCACGCGGGCGATCGACGCGGCCGAGGTGGTGCTGACCGCGCAGGAGCGCCGGATCGCGGCGACCCCGCATCCGGACCGGTTCCGGCTGCTCACCGCGGCCGAGTCGGCGTGCGGGCTGGCCGCCGCCGAGATGGCCTTCGACGGGCTGCCGTGGCGCGCCGACGTGCACGACGCGCTGCTCACCGAGTTGCTCGGCCCACGGGTCCCGGCCGGGCAGCGGCCGCGGCGGCTGGCCGAGCTGGCCGAGGAGATCAGCGCGGCCTTCGGCGGGCGGCCGGTGAACCCCGACCATCCGCCGAGCGTGGTGAAGGCGTTCGCGCACGCGGGCATCGAGGTGCCGTCGGCGCGGGCGCACGTGCTGCGCGAGATCGACCACCCGGCGGTGGCGCCGTTGCTGGAGTACAAGGAGCTGTCGCGGCTGCATTCGGCCACCGGGTGGGCGTGGCTGGACGCGTGGGTGCGCGGTGACCGGTTCCGGCCGATCTGGGTGGTCGGCGGGGTGGTGTCCGGGCGGTGGGCCAGCGGTGGCGGGGCGGCGCTGCAGATCCCGCGCACGCTGCGGGTGTGCGTGCGGGCGGATCCGGGGTGGAAGCTGGTGGTCGCCGACGCCGCGCAGCTCGAACCGCGGGTGCTCACCGCGTTGTCCGGGGACAGGCGGCTCGCCGAGGTGTCCGGGGCGACGGACCTGTACACCAGCCTGGCGGAGGCGATGTTCGCCGGTGGCCGGACGGTGCCGGGGCCGCGCACCGGTGATCTGGACGATCGGGGCCGGGCGAAGATCGCCATGCTGTCGGCGATGTACGGCGGCACGTCGGGTGAGGCCGGGCCGCTGCTGGCGTTGCTGCGGCAGCGGTTTCCGGCGGCGGTGTCCTATGTGGAGCACGCGGCGCTGGCCGGTGAACGTGGCGAGCGCGTGGTGTCGCGGCTGGGGCGCACCTCACCGGCGCCTTCGGCGGCGTGGCGCGCCCTGGTCGGCGACGCCTCCGGCGCCGCCGACGCCCGCGCCCTGCGCGCGGCCCGCGACTGGGGCCGGTTCACGCGGAACTTCGTGGTGCAGGCCAGCGCCGCCGACTGGACGGCGGTGCTGATCGCGACCCTGCGGCTGCGCCTGCCGCCGCCCGCGCACCTGGTCTTCTTCCAGCACGACGAGGTCATCGTGCACGCGCCGGCGGAGCTGGCGGAGGCGGTGCAGACGTGCATCACGGAGGCCGTCGAGGAAACTTCGGCGCTGGTGTTCGGCGCCTCCTGCCCGGTCCGCTTCCCCCTCCACATCTCCACCGTCAACACCTACGCCGACGCCAAGTAA
- a CDS encoding acyl-CoA synthetase: MRYPTTVSELVTKVTDTARSVGVLWQAGLVPFPRLDEGLRSLVAVRKFGPFAGANHISARRDPQAVGLVDELGPLTFKQLDDRSNALARAWSERGIGADTVVAALCRDHRGLVLATLATGKLGARLLLMNTGFAKPQLTDVANREKVKALVYDEEFTELLSEVDADRYLAWTDSTGEHDVPVLDELITSTDDRPLPSPPKPGGFVLLTSGTTGTPKGAPRPSVSALDSAQLLDRIPLRVGESTFLAAPMFHATGLSQSILSFALGSKVVLRRKFDPEATLRGVAEHRCTALVVVPTMLQRIVDLDPEIIAKYDTSSLRIIFVAGSALSPDLGNRATKLFGDVVHNLYGSTEVAVATVATPEDWRQAPGTVGRAPVGCKVVLYDDQGRRITEPGVTGRVFVGSGLSFTGYTDGRHKEVIDGLLSSGDVGHFDENGLLFIDGRDDEMIVSGGENVFPIEVENLLVEREDVIEAAVIGVDDEEFGQRLKAFVVPAEGADLGEEEIRSYVKANLARYKVPRDVEFLDELPRNATGKVLRSQLR, from the coding sequence ATGAGATACCCGACCACTGTTTCCGAGCTGGTCACCAAGGTGACGGACACCGCGCGGAGCGTCGGGGTGCTGTGGCAGGCCGGGCTGGTCCCCTTCCCGAGGCTCGACGAAGGGCTGCGTTCGCTGGTCGCGGTGCGCAAGTTCGGCCCGTTCGCCGGCGCCAACCACATCTCGGCCCGGCGCGACCCGCAGGCGGTCGGCCTGGTCGACGAGCTGGGCCCGCTCACCTTCAAGCAGCTCGACGACCGGTCGAACGCGCTGGCCAGGGCCTGGTCCGAGCGCGGCATCGGGGCGGACACCGTGGTCGCCGCGCTGTGCCGCGACCACCGCGGCCTGGTGCTGGCCACGCTCGCCACCGGCAAGCTCGGCGCCCGCCTGCTGCTGATGAACACCGGGTTCGCCAAACCGCAGCTGACCGACGTGGCGAACCGCGAGAAGGTCAAGGCGCTGGTTTACGACGAGGAGTTCACCGAGCTGCTCTCCGAGGTCGACGCCGACCGCTACCTCGCCTGGACCGACAGCACCGGTGAGCACGACGTGCCGGTGCTCGACGAGCTGATCACCAGCACCGACGACCGCCCGCTGCCGAGCCCGCCCAAGCCCGGCGGGTTCGTGCTGCTGACCAGCGGCACCACCGGCACGCCGAAGGGCGCGCCGCGGCCGAGCGTGTCCGCGCTGGACTCCGCGCAGCTGCTCGACCGCATCCCGCTGCGGGTGGGGGAGAGCACCTTCCTGGCCGCGCCGATGTTCCACGCGACCGGGCTGTCGCAGTCCATTCTCTCCTTCGCGCTCGGCTCGAAGGTGGTGCTGCGCCGCAAGTTCGACCCGGAGGCCACACTGCGGGGGGTGGCCGAGCACCGCTGCACCGCGCTGGTGGTGGTGCCGACCATGCTGCAGCGCATCGTCGACCTCGATCCGGAGATCATCGCCAAGTACGACACCTCGTCGCTGCGGATCATCTTCGTCGCGGGCTCGGCGCTGTCGCCGGACCTCGGCAACCGGGCGACCAAGCTGTTCGGCGACGTGGTGCACAACCTCTACGGCTCGACCGAGGTCGCGGTGGCCACGGTGGCCACGCCGGAGGACTGGCGGCAGGCACCGGGCACGGTCGGCCGCGCACCGGTCGGCTGCAAGGTGGTGCTCTACGACGACCAGGGCAGGCGGATCACCGAGCCGGGCGTGACCGGCCGGGTTTTTGTCGGCAGCGGGCTCAGCTTCACCGGCTACACCGACGGCAGGCACAAGGAGGTCATCGACGGCCTGCTGTCCAGCGGCGACGTCGGGCATTTCGACGAAAACGGCCTGTTGTTCATCGACGGCCGCGACGACGAGATGATCGTCTCGGGTGGTGAGAACGTCTTCCCGATCGAGGTGGAAAACCTGCTCGTCGAACGCGAGGACGTGATCGAGGCCGCGGTGATCGGCGTGGACGACGAGGAGTTCGGCCAGCGGCTGAAGGCCTTTGTGGTCCCGGCCGAGGGCGCTGACCTGGGCGAAGAGGAGATCCGGTCGTACGTGAAGGCCAATCTGGCGCGCTACAAGGTGCCTCGCGACGTGGAGTTCCTCGACGAGCTGCCGCGCAACGCGACCGGCAAGGTCCTCCGCTCGCAGCTCCGGTAA